The Apostichopus japonicus isolate 1M-3 chromosome 12, ASM3797524v1, whole genome shotgun sequence sequence atattatagattttagatataatatattagatatattatatacagatataatatattttaggGATATAATGaatcttatatatttataccttaTACTGTatcttatataatatttatatcatattaaaatttatatcttttataatatatatacatttatatttacacacacacacacccatatatatatatatatatatactatatatatatatatatatatatatatatatatatatatatttatatatatactatattgaTATCTTATaaaatatagttatatataagggatataatataatgaatatatgaatatatatgaatattttaggGATAGAATGAAGACTGAgatgtcaaaatatgttttgaactgAAGCACATTGATGGAACTCACAGCTTCATAGCATTGTATGTTGTTgagaaatataataatgtaGGTTTTCACTATATTATGATTAGTGCATTGTTCTGtgtaatctgtgatgtcatacagtgACTGTACCAACAGCTCTTTCTcctgtaaaattaaagttatgaTATTAATCCTTTGAAAATGATTTAGTCGTGTCCCAGGAAGCTGCAGTTTGCAGTGTACTCAAATGACTTCACAATTAAACACTGCTCCTTATCATGGAGGAGTCCTACTTTATcagtgaaaaataaataaagaatttataaataaatattatatataatattaatattttaatattttttaatattttaattaaaatttataatttactaatgtacattaatatatttaatatagtattgttcgatacaggtgacaaacgcctacagtactgtacagtggaattacaatcttccttaccggtttcgaacctctggacatacaatcagcatccatagcctagtggttagggtgtccgcgtacagagcggaaggcccgtggttcgaatcccggtggaggctgaaagttttttcactgttcttcattttccaactcattacgattttcatttatatatatatatatatggtcactttcggtgatcatgcactgaagaagagctagttttgctcgaaagctctgcaaaaaccaaacattggctgttttacttccaatcacttacctaattcaattattgtatctcactcgagatccagcctttctctaaatgcagcatagttgtttaacagttattcagttattcctatatatatatatatatatatatatatatatatatctatatatatatatatatacatatatatatatagatatatatatatatatagatatatatatatatatatatatatatatatatataatatataaaactaaataaataaataaattctttCCATTTATGACAGCAATCATTGTATATTATgatatgaatgaaatataataacatcTTGGTTTCCAATTGTTTCAAGTCTGGATGTATGACACTATATTTTAACATTGCTGTTTGTATTACTGAGTAATTTTAAACTGACTGGCATGTTTGagcaatgacagtgtcttagtTTGTGTTGGGAGTGAGCTTCCTTTACATTTGAAGATTATACTACATTAGTTGTTAATAAATGTTACCAAAGATACAGTGTTACGAGATTGCCCAAACTATTGATATCAGTAtggtacatttttttaaatattctgttGTAAATTGTGAAACATTTGAACTTGTTTCAATAGAAATTGAACTGTGCTTTCTGTTTCCTTGTATTAAAGACAAAGAGAGCTTATTCCTGAAATGCTTACAACAGAAGATAAAGAGTTGGTTTGAAACCATGACTCCTGTCCCCTGGATGAAGTCTTGTCAATGGAAATCAAGTGATCTCTTTATAGCCAGCGGCTTAGTCTTAACAAATTCTGGTTCAAAAATATCTAGCAGAGAAGTTGACCGAAAATGTAAGCTACACTACCTAGATATCTTTACTGATGAAAGACTAAAAGCAGAGACTCGAATCATTCTGGAAGGACAGCCAGGCTCCGGCAAGACAATGCTCTCCTCTCAGTTGGCCTATGACTGGTGTTGTGGAAAGCTTATGGATATCCCCATGGTCATCTATCTGcccttgaaaattgttgatGACATGACAATTATTCAAGCTATCAAGATGTTTTACATTCGTAAAGGCATTCCCATCACAGAAGAGGATATTGAGTCTATGCTTAACAGTGGTAAGAAGAAAGTCTACCTCATATTGGATGGGTTAGAAGAATACAATGGTGTAACCAAAGATGGAAGTCCCTCAGAAGTCATGAGAGTCATGACAAAGGAGAAACTGTCCAACTGCATTGTTATGATCACAAATAGGACAGATTATACCAAGCATCTACCTCCAGGTCCAATGTTGAAGATAGGAAGCTTTGGTGAGGACGAAAGGAATGAATACATTAAAAAGGTCTTCTCTGATGATGTCAAAAGGCAAGAAGAAGTAAAGGAATTGATTGATAATGTTCCATTTATTCTTGATCTTTGTAATGTTCCACTACTCTTTGTGTTGTTAGTACATAACATTGATAGATTAGGAAAGTTACAAGAGGGTCAGCTTGACAGGGTTACTCCTTTTGTGAAGGCCATTGTAGACATTCTGTGTTCTGTGCAGGATGAGGAAGACAACCAGAGTCATCTATCTAACCAGCAGCCGGAATCAGTTTGTGAAGAGGATGAGAGCAGGTTAGAGAGTGAAGCATTTATCAAGCAGGAGGAATATGGAGTAGCTGGTGCTAAGTTTGCTGAGTGGGAGCCTGAGGCACAATCATCTGGTCACCACACACATGATTTCACACTGAAGAATCATGCTACCATTAAGTTTGATCCTGATTCTTTTGTATATCATGGACGGGAAGatgtttcatttgtttcatCAGATTCGGAAAAGGATGAAGAAAGTACATCTGACACTGAAGAGACCCCTGGGTCACTTCTGGAATATACTAGTGAAGAGTATGAGAGCAGTTCAGAGAGTCATGATTCAACAGACTCCCAAGATACATGCATTACATTGGAGGAACTTGCATTTAATGGCCTCTGTAAAGGaaacaaacaattgttttggcaGAAAAACTTTGTGGATAGATGTGTCAGCGATAGCAAAACATGGATAGATGCTGGGTTACTTGTTGTTGAGGAAGGAACTCCAGTTAATTCCCCTGATAGAAATCTTCAGAACGACTCACGCAGTAGAACTACCCAGTCACTGAACACATCTAATGTTACTTCAGAGATAAAAAGAGGGGTACCACCTGAACCTGATATTTTGGCATCTGACAATCAATCAGAGAGGAATCCAATATTGGAATCGAAAGAGAAAAAATCAGAACCTTTACTGAACAGAAAAACTTCGAAATATATCTCGCTACAGGTCAAATTCCTTCATAAGTTAATTCAAGAGTGGTTTGCAGCAAAGTATTTAGCCCGCCTCTTCTGGGGTCACAAAACAACTGAACACCATTACAAGTATCAATTGTTCAGAGAACACTTGGCTAACATAGACCCAGCTGATCTCTATTATATCTTGCGCTTCACTTGTCACATCTGTCCTCCCAGCTTTCATTTCATTGCCAGTTTTCTCATGAGAGACTTTACAACAGGAGATGGTGAGATTCCTGATTACATCATGAACTGCATCTGCCTCTGTTTTGCCGAGTATGATGGTTACAAAGGACACAAGTTCAAGGACATTGTCACAGAGATCTTTAGAAGAGAATCCGTCAACTTCAGCTCTGAAGATAGTCAACTGctgctgaggtcaaaggtttctATGCTCACCTTTGCTTCAAGATCAAAGGTAAAGTGTGAATACAACTTTCTTAGCTCAAATACAGCAAATCTCTGCTTATATCCCGATATCTGTGATACATAATATGAAGTGTGCATGAATACCACATTCACTTTTTCCAGTGTCGAGTACAGCATCAATCCATAGGATACAAAATTAAAGGTGTATATGTCACCAATTTGTGCTAAAACTTAAGTAAATCTAGTATGTTGAGATATTGATGAGGTAAGtacattttaaatatgttacCTCTTGAAACGTATCTTTCAatccagagaaaaaaaatgatctttAGTACAAGATCGACCTAATGTATTCATTCTGGGGATATCAGACTAATATATTAATTGATCTACAGGTTATTCTGTGAGGTTTATGTTTTCCACTTGTTattgttgggtactgatttcaggTTGACATACTACAATATCTGTGAATTATTCTCCAGATTCCAATCAAATATCTGAAGCTTTCAGATGTTGTGGAAAAAATTACAGAGAAAGCCCTGATCTTGAAGGCTGATGTCTCGCTGGGAGTTTTGAATACCCTGAGGGCTATTGAAGTGATTCGGTGGGACCAGAAGCTGATTGAACAAGATTATAAAGATCTCATTAAATTCATTATCAACAATGAAAAGGTTGAAGTAGCACGGTGAGGACTAATTCAAAGTCGGCAAACCAAACTAAAGCTTTCACTCAATGTGATATTGAAAATAAGGTTATATtggaatgtgtgatttatagaGTTAATAAAGAACATTCAGCAGAAATATATACAAGCATTTGATATCTATAAGCAATGGGGGGAACCATGTAAAATGTTTGGCTTTCTCACTGCATCATTACTTTTTCTGACAGTCTGCTACATCAATTTACCTAGTCATAATTTACTCcactccttgcttacctgtctccccacaagcTTAGCTCCTTTTTATTCGACCATGTCTAgggtgaactggtaacctttttagCACTGTACACCTTCTATAACCAGTGCTATTGGTCAAAGTCAATCCTTCTCTTTGTTCCACCAATGGTGCCTTGAAATGTTATCGTGGACAAATCATCATTTGTCGTTTTGATCTGCATATTATTAAGTatcattatatcaatattttttgtcttAAAATTTCCAGTTAAAAGCTCTCCTCTTAAATGATAAGTTCTTAACTGCTCTCACTATCATGAGAGCTCATTAGATTTCTGGGTTCACCAGTTCCAAAACTGAAACAAGCCTACTCAACAGTTATAATATCTGTAAAATGTACACTAGGTTGATAGGTGCCCCCTTCTACACATGAGACTTCtatatcaaaggtcatttgaggtcagcaatggtcaaaatatgaaaatcttgtGTAATTAGGTGATTCCAAGagttagtatgtatgtattttgggtgggtgggtgagcaTGGCTGGTCTCAGTTCTCCTTTTACAAAATACACtatttatcataatatataattgTAGAAAACTAAGCATTTTCCTGAAAAATAAAGGCCTATGCCCTCTACCTTATTctttttatgttaatttatctaacaaatatatttatttctttcttaataAAATTCTATTTTATCGCACATTTTACTTTTTTCCTAGCTTACTATTACCAAGTCCACCGGTGGCTgtgaaagatgaaaaatatCTGAATAGCTTACAATCCCGAAACATTTCAGGTAGCGTACATTCTGTTTCACGAATAACAAGAGCTTGGTAATTAGATGTAACAGATATCCTCTGTATATGATACTATAACTTTGCCTGACATTTCTTAAAGCTGTTTCATTCTAGTCCTGCTTCTGCATAGTGGTAAGAAACGTAACTCTGTCCAGCATGTTGAAAAAATGGAACTTAAGGCTTTTAGCCCGCAAAATGGTATTAATTGTATCAACAGTTAAGCGGGTAGATTATAATCAAAGCTTGGACAAGCTGACATCAGAAAACTTTATTCCATTCGCAACTAGACTCAATAACAGTGATAAAAATCATTACAAGGAAGTGTGAAGACAGCAATTCAAGAAggtgttacatttgttttagtGTGTGTATGAGTGTAGAGCagtgaagtagattgaacatgATCAGCTGAGTAAAATAAATTACTACAGTGAAAGGGATTAGGCACAGTTAATTAGCTGCATTAGTGCCTGTATTTGTTCAGGAGGGAGGAAATATTTTAGATTATATTAGTGCAAAATGTTGTGGTTTTCCCTAAGTTTCATCGTGAAGCAATTTATATGATAAGAATGAATGCCAATATTACCTGTAACTTTGAAATGTAATTTTTATCCtaaaaacagagaaatgtggCAACGAATACAAAAATGTGTGTTCAATAAAATATCCCATGTGAGAGTGGCTGAGGGTCTCATTGTTATCTACTTATACTCATTTCAGTTGAATGGATCATTGGAGCAAACTTAATTCACACATTAAATGGGACAACTGGAGAATGGATGGTGAGATGCATtatcttgtatttttttaaattattgtccTTCATTTCAGATTGTGTTCTGAAATTCATCagaaaacacaataactcaccAAGCGTGTGGTCCACAAACTTCAAACTCTGTATGTTTATAACCGTTCATAGCTCTTGGGTGCTTTAGTTAATTTGCaatgtcaaatgtcatttgactTCACCTTCGGACAGGTGAATTGATGAATGTCATACTTGGGTGGTAGGTGCTCCATAAAGCAGCTTTGgtagaggttaaaggtcaagtgaGGTCAACAGGAGGAAAACTTTGACAGTGTAAACAAGCAGACTCAATTAATCTGGCGAATCACATGTTATGTGGTTGCCCCTCAGTAAGTTCTAGGTTGCTTTAGTTATTGGGAAATTCCAATTGGGGTGAGtagatgtcaaatttcaaattattgTAATTTTGAATAACTCCAAAAGTCAAAGGATAGCTTTGACGAACTTTACACGTGGTACGTAGCTCAACCATATTGAGTACTCAAATGTCACTCATGGTAACAAATATTAGCTCCAAAAGTAaaacttggatgaacttcacacttggtatgtggatccagcCTCAAAGTATAAAAACTGTCTGTACACAGAAGTCAGTAAATATTCTGACACACTGTAAATGTTGCATGGAACCACTAAGCCTCTTGGTTTACTGGTTTATTCCTTAACAAAGTGCAAACAAGTATAAGTGAttcttgtgtgtttgtgtgtgtgtgtgtaaatgaTATATACCTTCTAAAACATAATTAACCATCGTGGAATATCAAGCATTGCATGAAGATATCTCTGGGAAAGCTGTTGGCTGTTTTCATTATTGTGGTGGTCAGAACTCATCTTAATCCTAGATTTTAGTATGTTTTAGTGGAGATCAAATGTCAATGGAGAACTGAAGAATGCAAATTTAATAGTTGTAGCTTTGCTGAATATATTTTCTTGGCTGTTTGTTATAgaatgaggttgagaaaattTAATATCACCATTGGTCAATATAATTAACAGTATCAGTaaatctcatacttggtacattAGGTAGGTACACCTTCATGAATACTACCCTTGTAGTAGTTTTGGCAAGGATCATATGTCATATTAATGTCAGCAAATGGTCAAAAACTTTGATAACTGTGTAAACATTTTACGAGTGTCATACTTTATAATGACTTCTTGGTTGCCACTCATTTCGTGTTACAATATTGTACAAAGGTTTCAATCAAATTGGAACACTGTATACAGTAGTTAGAAGGTGAAATATGTATCAGAGAAGTGGTGCTCTTGTATTGAGGGACTTTCACAACATATGTCTTGTCCCACATGTTATCTTTGCTGTCTGCTCTATTATACCTAATTCCCTGCGATGTACGCTAGaagttttttttaaggaaagttGTAAACgatcaaaatatttcacaatgaaaatgaaataatgccATGAGCCTCCTTCCTTAATAACAGTTGTTTAAGGGCTTATGATCGATATAATTTATCCTAAAGCTAAACAGGAAAATACCCCATATTATATAAAACATCCATCTGACTTTTTATCCAACATCAGAAAGCTGTTTGGTCTGGATttgggtaatttttttttgtatattgaaAGATCCTTTAGTGATAtgtgatgaaaaaaaatgtgttgatGTAATGAGAAATGGAGCTTGAAGTTTGTGATCTTctaattttattacattttattgAGATGACCTACATCAGCAAACTCATTAAACAAAAATCTATATATAACAAGGCATCGCAAATTCTCTGGGATTTTTGGTTCATGATATAGTTTCTATCAGGTTTGTATGATTTTCCACCATATGTATTTGTGTCTTTCAAATTTAGAAATTTAGATTACCAGGGAGGATGTCAGCAAAACTATCATCACTGAAACCAATCACTGGTGAGTTTCTGGTATTAATAGGAACAATCATTTTAAAATGTGTATCCCTGTAACTGTAGAACAAGCGCTGAAGTACATAAAATCATCTGTAACCACAATTGAAGCAGTCATACATAGCCACGTCTGGATTGCTACTGATAAATGAAGGTTCTGTATTCTCAGTGTTGTTGACGTTCTTTGCCCTGATGGTCCTACAAGCCCTGTCCTTTCAGTACTTGTTACTAACTTCACCTGTGTTCTTATTGACCAGCCCTTGAAAAAACTATGGAGGCTGGCTTTAAAGTATACTTACTAAAGGTTCAGTCAACTTCTGAAAATGTCAGGACAAAACTAGACTTTACAGACTTTTTTTGTCGTTGGACTGGCTTATGATTTTTTATATATTGCATGAAAGATTGGTACAGTTGATGATATGATGTGTTCTATAACTGTTTTTGTGGTTAattcaaatacatttttatgtCACTTTTCTCCATCAATAAAGacgaaacaaataaaacagtggAACAACAAGAAGACAAACTCAACGATGTTCCAAGCAAAGGAAAGGTAAGTTAAGAATCATGACTCACTTTTGAAATGTTCTCCAATGTAATAAGACCTGTTGGGAGTTTATGGATTGTCCAGatcatatatacataccaaaattttctttttaaataccATCACACATAAGAAGTAGACCTTGTAGATGTAATTTTTCTAATAACTTCTAAAATAATAAGTACATCAAACTTAGAGCATCAAAAGGATCTTCAGACGCAGACATAAAAGAAAAGGGAGGAAAACAGACCAAACAGACATTTTCACATACTCACAGATTTATCAAGCTGTTTGGGACACTGGACAATGTATGGGGTACAGTTAGTACAATGGGCAGTGAAATAAAATGACGTAGGAGGTGAAAGGATTACTGAAGATGAAAATGGATGCAGCATATAAACTATGCAGTAAACTACAATGAAGAAAAACGTTAcgaaaaaagatttaaaaaaatcaaataagtAATTATGAGTCTGTAAGGTGACGAGAAAAGGGATTAGGCTGAAATATGACTGATATGTTGCCTTATGATAACTGATACTTATGAGATAATTTTGTGTGACAAGATTGCTAATGGCATGTTCAGCTTAATTGTGTAAGTTATTGTACACAGGAATTAAGCTTAATCTTTGACAGTGCAGTACATCGCACATTGgtgaaatcaaatcaaagttgGAATGACATTCCACTCTGTTATTATCAATCTAGTTCCATTTTGTTTGAAGCACATATCTTATTGTTGCAACTATTATGTATGTGTATTGCAATTGCAGCAAACTTTGTAGTACTGAGAGGCACACCCTTCTGAAATTTGACATTCATTCGTCTTATATATAATAGGATTGACCACAGGTTTATGTGCATGGTATTTCATAAATCTGGAATAAATGTTATATCTTACTGTTTAactgaaatgttttattatttactaTGTACTGAGGCCTTAAATGATGACGGAGACTAAATTAACTTTCAGATGATGAGTAAATTGTATTTATACTGTGAGTCGATAAATATTTGAAGATATACAGGTTGCTTGTGTCATAATATTATGACCTTAGATACATctttgatattaataataagtCTTGCAGATATTATACTGATAAGTTGAATTATTTAGTGAATGGAATTTTCTAAATGTCTAGATACAGTGCATGCAGATGCTGCACCAGAAATTCCAAAATAGAGGGACAAGTGGGGTGTGGGAGGCAAACAGAGGTTGGAGAGAATTTTGAAGTGTACAAGAGGACCTGTGTAAAGTGCATATCACAGGAAACTTAAGCAGTGACTAGCTGAGTTACGTTTCTAACAGCAAATTTAAAGCACAAATTATATGTGAGAGACAAGTCAGTTTCTATGAAATGCATTTCAAAGCCCTGGTGGGGGTTCCATAGTGAGAAACTCCCAGAAGTTGTTGGAAAACGTAATTaaaaggtcaagtgacacgtagacttgactttacatactttaaaacttaacaattcttaTGTTAAGAAAAACACAACAACGCGATCATTTTTCGtctccaaaggggtagaaatcgGTAAAAAGTACGAGTACGTAATAGATTCAGTGACGTCATGGGGGGGGGTTGCAATATCTGTTCAGAATTTTTCAAAAGCCTTCAGTACCAGTTTgggaagtacataacagtaataaataataaaaactcaagtttattttttgtatgtattctctattgtaagcaaagctgtcgcttctagtagcctgccaacaaaatctggatgattgaaatgtcaaatatactagcctaaaataaaagaacagtttgaataaagtagcctaaaccactatgtcaatgggatctggatagcttaggctttcattttaataaaagtgtaatggaaataaatctgaaattgttcattaatccatggaatatCAAGGTTACTTGCTAATAAATGggaacaagagcatcaatgacgcagtatctcaatactggaagttttaattttgattcctaatttcaaatctttgctctgtcgataccactgttgaaagacaattctattctattctctttcataaacatTAAACCGCAGATAACAAACCAATCGCTGAGAAGTAATATGTCACGTGCCCATAATAAACCATAAACATcgaataataattaacaaatgaGCAGGAAAACGTGGGCAAAAGTTCCCTACAAACAAgctttggagcgtgtgcaaaaaaggtctgccaaagtgtgttttcagcccgatttggcccgatttggacatacaTCGGTGAAAAGGTCATaaaatgagatacaattctggaataaaaaatagtaacttttgttggtctatatgatatattttccTCTGGAATTCCAGAGGAAAAGAACTTTGTTTCAAGACGCTGAAATTTtgttaagagaagagagagtcccacttactgttacaatatctctatacatgtaatgtactgagataaaaaaatcacattttatcccatgcggggaacaagcagcaaatttctgtcaattcatttcgagaaaaacaaaaaatttggcaacatgtttgaaacaccaaATTCGCATACAAATATTAAGTCAGcatgaaattgatatttatGAAGTCTATGCTCTCTAGAGAGGAATACTTGTCATTGgaacttttgtttaaatataatgttattacttagttacaatggaaaccagatgtaagtaaaactttaatttaagactagcaacttccctaaaggctggtagtgacctgttaattaacactgcCCTGCAGCTGTGCCAAAACATCCAGTGAACAGACGATTCACAGAGTTGATTGCTCCccactacaatgaaacaaaattagaaattgggaggccatcaaccacttcagcaaagcttttgaaatctgcttcGGTGTTGTTTTATGGCATCCTCATTGTTCGGATGAACATAGAAGCTTGCAAGTGGTGGTGGCTCTTCTCTGACAGGAACAGGACACTCCTCTCCAAGAGttccacttctgcagaagttgtgCAAGCAATCAAAATGTTCCCATACGTAATCTGTAGAAcagtaaagatatgaagaataatataataatagttcataaaaacataccatttagaCAGAGGCACTCCAATCACTCCATTTCGGTCAATAGTCATGGCACAATGCACAGTTGTCAgtcaagtctttggatgcccAACTAAGGTGACAGCTGATACACCTCGATTGGTGTGGATACATGGGTCAGTTTttacctgacaacttgtgcctgaacaataccaatatattttttacatattacAACAGAAACCCTAAacctgtttgtgcacctaatATTATGGATTATGTCATCTTTagcaggatgtgtggtcattgtctcagtagctaaaccactgtttatgtagtaaagtaaacatgtggacagagtaacatcctgtcccatccccttgtaatccatggtaaaagggtgtataagatgcaactttTAACATTTGTATTCAAtagcagatatccagccaagtgaagatataatatactctgttaaatccaactacttgtttgttcctttatttcttgttcacatacagctgtgacaactctaccagatacagtatgtatacgcTAATTGAAGTAAAAACTGATGGCCTCACTACACATTCCAGACTGCCCCacagtgttggtgtcaaaattaataatgatcctcTTTCCAGAATGTGATAGCACCAATAGATTTTCCAGACAAATCtactatcaatcttgaaaattaccttgaagcgtcatctttgtcatgttcagatTCATCAGATGAGTGAACTAATGGAGTATAGTCCGGACTACCTGGCGGTTTTTCGGTGTATCCCGATGAGGATGCCACAGCAGCAGACGGACCATCATAGCCACTGTGAGATGGCCCTGGTTGCTTTGATggtgttcttgtctctgttggtccagtcagcaacttcaatggtggtagggggaccagtgaccactggacttctacatgtgttacattaactgaaaattagaataaacgcatattataccacacacatacagtaggctgctctATGACAGGGGTCAGCTGCCTAGATGGCTCACTTATCTTTTCTCAAGGAGAGCATATTCTCCTACTttatgtggctgcaaaaatatgggccactcacaccatgagcattgcaaatgacttcagcttggtttcatatagtataactacaatgttatctcccttctctcagtaactatagatgtagcctatatatctCCCTGTGAAGCCATCAGG is a genomic window containing:
- the LOC139977727 gene encoding uncharacterized protein isoform X7, giving the protein MDIMEPPLITPVQRTQFSRFTAEARRAWRLCDMTVDSTKVAVSGTNKDTSFIDLFALNIPDSSSPFITRFYSKEFKDPSRWRHRYVSFLDDSRIVTVCGDQLDVFNIKTDDILTHSDLLRDREAKCMTVREGEIFIGLSSNEVIVFDFSLNKIKTITLEGLVSDYPVDITVYGDNLFISTHNAIAIRYNMEGVMLHAYNTPGDSYAYSITVSSEFGLVFVSCWSFSSAVAVFVFSLSENHTLFTFRVIDDLVNRIRINDVNRFMFTATTQGILDVYSTASIFTFSHLKEELSSKLTQTDCGNLGRYFSLPPDQVKTIITSPLYSKNFLLALEERGYIHPSNVNRLTDALTELKINHTHLLTETYMKLRDQETEYDRFLAGLSAHLTFSITEKLCDNFEVTDENKNTVISSQNPGLSFLQTIDEMGIINPSDVSKLETPLEEYRLLQAVAKIHEYQSLVLYDEIKAQDEDKESLFLKCLQQKIKSWFETMTPVPWMKSCQWKSSDLFIASGLVLTNSGSKISSREVDRKCKLHYLDIFTDERLKAETRIILEGQPGSGKTMLSSQLAYDWCCGKLMDIPMVIYLPLKIVDDMTIIQAIKMFYIRKGIPITEEDIESMLNSGKKKVYLILDGLEEYNGVTKDGSPSEVMRVMTKEKLSNCIVMITNRTDYTKHLPPGPMLKIGSFGEDERNEYIKKVFSDDVKRQEEVKELIDNVPFILDLCNVPLLFVLLVHNIDRLGKLQEGQLDRVTPFVKAIVDILCSVQDEEDNQSHLSNQQPESVCEEDESRLESEAFIKQEEYGVAGAKFAEWEPEAQSSGHHTHDFTLKNHATIKFDPDSFVYHGREDVSFVSSDSEKDEESTSDTEETPGSLLEYTSEEYESSSESHDSTDSQDTCITLEELAFNGLCKGNKQLFWQKNFVDRCVSDSKTWIDAGLLVVEEGTPVNSPDRNLQNDSRSRTTQSLNTSNVTSEIKRGVPPEPDILASDNQSERNPILESKEKKSEPLLNRKTSKYISLQVKFLHKLIQEWFAAKYLARLFWGHKTTEHHYKYQLFREHLANIDPADLYYILRFTCHICPPSFHFIASFLMRDFTTGDGEIPDYIMNCICLCFAEYDGYKGHKFKDIVTEIFRRESVNFSSEDSQLLLRSKVSMLTFASRSKIPIKYLKLSDVVEKITEKALILKADVSLGVLNTLRAIEVIRWDQKLIEQDYKDLIKFIINNEKVEVARLLLPSPPVAVKDEKYLNSLQSRNISVEWIIGANLIHTLNGTTGEWMKFRLPGRMSAKLSSLKPITDETNKTVEQQEDKLNDVPSKGKIHQMSELMEYSPDYLAVFRCIPMRMPQQQTDHHSHCEMALVALMVFLSLLVQSATSMVDVSASSLSGIPVPSQSADAPHSKKRRFIESTAAVTDVSPSSLSGSPAPSQSADVPHSKKRRYNEHTAAAMNPSLPSHQAIRGVEEGNPARAQATTTDSEEVSKATLLVLLEFSGNLFKEWRDVGRNLKLDETELETIEADNRRKGQKEVAYHMLLLWKRKHGMKATNKTLRDALIAANRKDLSDFLLNNREQCGTTSDLYPEKALGVHSVVSEEGRILEIPGTGVKLDIPPGAIGGKCLIEMKIISNYIQEESKSSFTSNTTVVVELLPDNLRLHHRAKLTLPHCLKLKNPVECKAMVFSSHHDQGTQPKWRPKQNALYQLNETNCVIWVESFSWETCQIDDRDVEFKKIQVYAACSQDPPTKCIHMELGYYIDLPGKKEYFV